Proteins encoded together in one Oncorhynchus nerka isolate Pitt River linkage group LG19, Oner_Uvic_2.0, whole genome shotgun sequence window:
- the LOC115101056 gene encoding tubulin alpha chain, testis-specific: protein MRECISIHVGQAGVQIGNACWELYCLEHGIQPDGQMPSDKTIGGGDDSFNTFFSETGAGKHVPRAVFVDLEPTVVDEVRTGTYRQLFHPEQLITGKEDAANNYARGHYTIGKEIVDLVLDRVRKLSDQCTGLQGFLIFHSFGGGTGSGFASLLMERLSVDYGKKSKLEFAIYPAPQVSTAVVEPYNSILTTHTTLEHSDCAFMVDNEAIYDICRRNLDIERPTYTNLNRLIGQIVSSITASLRFDGALNVDLTEFQTNLVPYPRIHFPLVTYAPVISAEKAYHEMLSVAEITNACFEPANQMVKCDPRHGKYMACCMLYRGDVVPKDVNAAIATIKTKRTIQFVDWCPTGFKVGINYQPPTVVPGGDLAKVQRAVCMLSNTTAIAEAWARLDHKFDLMYAKRAFVHWYVGEGMEEGEFSEAREDLAALEKDYEEVGVDSVEGEAEEGEEY, encoded by the exons ATG CGTGAGTGCATCTCTATCCACGTTGGTCAGGCCGGTGTTCAGATCGGGAATGCCTGCTGGGAACTGTACTGCTTGGAACATGGGATCCAGCCCGATGGGCAGATGCCCAGTGACAAAACCATTGGCGGAGGGGATGACTCCTTCAACACTTTCTTCAGCGAGACCGGAGCGGGAAAACATGTCCCCCGTGCTGTGTTTGTGGACCTCGAACCAACTGTTGTTG ATGAGGTTCGCACCGGGACATACCGTCAGTTGTTCCACCCGGAGCAACTCATCACTGGTAAAGAGGATGCCGCCAACAACTATGCTCGTGGCCACTACACCATTGGCAAGGAGATCGTCGACCTGGTGCTGGACCGAGTTCGCAAACTG TCGGACCAGTGCACTGGGCTTCAGGGCTTCCTGATCTTCCACAGCTTTGGTGGTGGAACCGGCTCAGGTTTTGCCTCTCTGCTCAtggagagactgtctgtggactATGGCAAGAAGTCCAAACTGGAGTTTGCCATATACCCCGCCCCTCAG gtgtcCACAGCAGTGGTGGAGCCCTACAACTCTATCCTGACCACCCACACCACCCTGGAACACTCAGACTGTGCCTTCATGGTCGACAACGAGGCCATCTATGACATCTGCCGTCGTAACCTGGACATTGAGCGCCCCACTTATACTAACCTCAACAGGCTCATTGGCCAGATCGTCTCCTCCATCACAGCCTCGCTGCGTTTCGATGGAGCTCTCAATGTGGACCTGACTGAGTTCCAGACCAACCTGGTGCCATACCCCCGTATCCACTTCCCCCTGGTCACCTACGCACCTGTCATCTCTGCTGAGAAGGCCTACCACGAGATGCTTTCTGTGGCAGAGATCACCAACGCTTGCTTCGAGCCAGCcaaccagatggtgaagtgtgaccCTCGCCATGGCAAGTACATGGCCTGCTGCATGCTGTATCGTGGGGATGTGGTGCCTAAGGATGTCAATGCTGCCATCGCCACCATCAAGACCAAACGCACTATCCAGTTTGTTGACTGGTGCCCCACCGGCTTCAAG GTAGGCATCAACTACCAGCCACCCACAGTGGTGCCAGGTGGCGATCTTGCCAAGGTCCAGAGAGCCGTTTGCATGTTGAGCAACACCACAGCCATCGCTGAGGCCTGGGCTCGGCTTGACCACAAGTTTGATCTGATGTACGCCAAGCGTGCCTTTGTACACTGGTATGTGGGGGAGGGTATGGAGGAGGGGGAGTTCTCTGAGGCCAGAGAAGATCTGGCTGCCCTGGAGAAGGACTACGAGGAAGTGGGAGTGGATTCGGTGGAGGGAGAggctgaggaaggagaggagtacTGA